One segment of Chionomys nivalis chromosome 1, mChiNiv1.1, whole genome shotgun sequence DNA contains the following:
- the LOC130872071 gene encoding trypsin-4-like isoform X2, with product MSALLFLALVGAAVAFPVDDDDKIVGGYTCQKNSVPYQVSLNSGYHFCGGSLINNQWVVSAAHCYKSRIQVRLGEHNINVAEGTEQYVTASKIIKHPSFSSSTLNNDIMLIKLASPVTLNAQVATVSLPTSCAAAGTQCLISGWGNTLSSGGKYPDLLQCLNAPILSQSACQSAYPGQITSNMICVGYLEGGKDSCQGDSGGPVVCNGQLQGIVSWGYGCAQKNLPGVYTKVCNYVTWIKNTIAAN from the exons ATGAGTGCACTCTTGTTCCTGGCCCTTGTGGGAGCTGCTG TTGCTTTCCCTGTCGATGACGATGATAAGATCGTTGGAGGCTACACCTGCCAGAAGAATTCTGTCCCCTACCAGGTGTCTCTGAACTCTGGCTACCACTTCTGTGGAGGCTCCCTCATCAATAACCAATGGGTGGTGTCTGCAGCTCATTGCTACAAGAG CCGCATCCAAGTGAGACTGGGAGAGCACAACATCAATGTCGCGGAAGGCACTGAGCAGTATGTCACTGCCTCCAAGATCATCAAGCATCCCAGCTTTAGTTCATCAACCCTGAACAATGACATCATGCTGATCAAGCTTGCTTCCCCTGTGACCCTCAATGCCCAAGTGGCCACTGTATCTCTGCCTACCTCCTGTGCAGCTGCTGGCACTCAGTGCCTCATCTCTGGCTGGGGCAACACCTTGAGCTCTGGTGGTAAGT ACCCAGATCTGCTCCAGTGCCTGAATGCCCCAATACTGTCTCAGTCTGCCTGTCAATCCGCCTACCCTGGACAGATAACCAGTAACATGATTTGTGTTGGCTACCTGGAGGGAGGCAAGGATTCCTGCCAG GGTGACTCTGGTGGCCCTGTGGTCTGCAATGGACAGCTCCAGGGTATTGTCTCCTGGGGCTATGGCTGTGCCCAGAAGAATCTCCCTGGTGTGTACACCAAGGTCTGCAACTATGTTACTTGGATTAAGAACACCATTGCTGCCAACTAA
- the LOC130872071 gene encoding trypsin-4-like isoform X1 — protein MSALLFLALVGAAVAFPVDDDDKIVGGYTCQKNSVPYQVSLNSGYHFCGGSLINNQWVVSAAHCYKSRIQVRLGEHNINVAEGTEQYVTASKIIKHPSFSSSTLNNDIMLIKLASPVTLNAQVATVSLPTSCAAAGTQCLISGWGNTLSSGVNNPDLLQCLNAPILSQSACQSAYPGQITSNMICVGYLEGGKDSCQGDSGGPVVCNGQLQGIVSWGYGCAQKNLPGVYTKVCNYVTWIKNTIAAN, from the exons ATGAGTGCACTCTTGTTCCTGGCCCTTGTGGGAGCTGCTG TTGCTTTCCCTGTCGATGACGATGATAAGATCGTTGGAGGCTACACCTGCCAGAAGAATTCTGTCCCCTACCAGGTGTCTCTGAACTCTGGCTACCACTTCTGTGGAGGCTCCCTCATCAATAACCAATGGGTGGTGTCTGCAGCTCATTGCTACAAGAG CCGCATCCAAGTGAGACTGGGAGAGCACAACATCAATGTCGCGGAAGGCACTGAGCAGTATGTCACTGCCTCCAAGATCATCAAGCATCCCAGCTTTAGTTCATCAACCCTGAACAATGACATCATGCTGATCAAGCTTGCTTCCCCTGTGACCCTCAATGCCCAAGTGGCCACTGTATCTCTGCCTACCTCCTGTGCAGCTGCTGGCACTCAGTGCCTCATCTCTGGCTGGGGCAACACCTTGAGCTCTGGTG TGAATAACCCAGATCTGCTCCAGTGCCTGAATGCCCCAATACTGTCTCAGTCTGCCTGTCAATCCGCCTACCCTGGACAGATAACCAGTAACATGATTTGTGTTGGCTACCTGGAGGGAGGCAAGGATTCCTGCCAG GGTGACTCTGGTGGCCCTGTGGTCTGCAATGGACAGCTCCAGGGTATTGTCTCCTGGGGCTATGGCTGTGCCCAGAAGAATCTCCCTGGTGTGTACACCAAGGTCTGCAACTATGTTACTTGGATTAAGAACACCATTGCTGCCAACTAA